In Setaria italica strain Yugu1 chromosome I, Setaria_italica_v2.0, whole genome shotgun sequence, the genomic window ATAACATTCGGCCCATTTTTCCCTTACCTTGTATATACTATCCAACCAAGTTTGCTTGCTTGCCTTTGACCTCATGATGTTAAATGTTTCTTCaaatgttgcttcatcttcataCTCATACATACGCGCACTAAAATCTGAGAGAATACTCGGTTCTTTATTGCTGTCTTCTACTTCTTGTTTGGGAGAAGCACCTGATTCTTCATCATCCAGTTCAGCTAGATGCTTGACAGCATTCTGCATAATGTGAAAAGTGCACAGATCATGCCATGCTTCTAAAAAAACTTCCTTAACTGCATAATCTTGTTCGGTATATATTGTTTTAGGTTGCTTTCCATTATAGGCTCTCAAGAAGGTCTCAAATAGCCACTTGAAGAATTCAAATGTCTCGTCATACATGAGAACAGCACCAAAAACCACTGTTTCTCTAAAATGATTGAACCCAACAAATACGCTAAAAGGCCTGCTCTCCTTGTTTGTACCAAAGGTAGTATCAAAACTGACAACATCACCAAAATATGCATAGTTAGTGAGCATTTTAGCATCAACCCAGAATATGTTTGCAATCTGTTCTTCCTGATCCATCTGCAGCGCATATTGAAATGATGGGTTCTCGGcaatttttttcctgaaaatacATAAACATGCTTCCTGCTTGACCATATGCCATCTCCCATTGTCGCTTGCCCCGTAAATAGTTCTTGTGGTCTTGAAGAGTGTAACTAAGATTAGCTGAGCCACCAACTTGGATGCAAGCCAACTCATGTGGAGCTTTGGGCCCAATTCTTGCATTGTCAGCGGTCTTAATTTCAAAACCTTGTAACTTTGAAATTTTTCTTTGGGACGCCATCAAGTGTGAGGTTTGTGGCAGGTGAATCAGATCATTCACTTTATAATTTCCCTTCTCCCTGTCTAGTATAAGACCTATGCGGACTGGACAATCAGTTCTAGTTTCAGCTCTTGGACACTTTGTGAGATGATCTCTTTTATCTTGCACTCTATGACCTTCATTTGCACAAACATATCTGCAAGATCTAACCTTTCCGTCACATTTTCATTTGTTTGCGTACTTTTTTTCTAACCTCAAAGCCTTTTTGACCTCCAAAGGTAACCCAAAACATCCAGGCTTCTTCTATATGGTACTGAACTCCATGCCAACTTGAGGGAACAAACCAGGAATCAAATTCTCCCTACAAGAAATAATTGATTTGGTGCTAAACTAAGCAACTAAAAGGAGACTCTGTACTTGTGCGAACAATTAGTCTAATTTGATGATGCAAATAAACAATCATGATATTACACACCTGTTTTCCGCCTGCAGGTTTCGTTTCAACACATCTAGGGATGCCAACTATGACTAGATTAGAACAGCGAAAAAATTTAGTAGAGAGGAAGATCTAGGAGTGTAGAATACTTCACCAAGTTATCGTATCAAACGGCAGCATAGCACGAGCAGTCGACGATCGCCGCCTCGGTCCTCCCGGCTCCAGCCCTAAAACCGTGCCAAAACAAGCCGTGTCCGCGCCAAAACAGCGAGGTGTCGCGGCACAAGGAGGAACGCCGGCCGCTGCTTTTACGCTTAACAGGCCGTGTTGTTGGGTCACAATACGTGCGAACGAGCTAGAGTGCCTGGGCTCAGCTGCTCCGTTGGATGGCAGTGAACGATAGCGATGGAGTGACTACCGGGAGCAGTCAGACCGACTTCTGAGGATCTGATTCCCGGGCACCGCCCGCTTTGCTGCTTTGGTTTTCCTCCTTTGGCTTGTCAAGGAAGGATCCGTCACCCACACAGGGCTCGGCAAGTGTGTGCTGGTGGGTACGGGGATGCACCACTGCGTGGATGCCGGCGGTGGTCATCAGTCAAACCGGAACCTGTCGCCGGCGTGGCCGGCGGACGCAGCAGCGGCCGGTTACCCAAACCCTCGCACATTCTCATCATCTGTCCCCATCCGTTCCGGCCGCGCGCGTTGCGATCCTGGGCACGCAACTTTTGCCACTGGGCATGCCATGGAAGGAAAAGGAACTTGGCATCTGCGTATCATCGCTGTCTATCTAGCTAACCGGCGGATCCGGTGCGAGGACACGCGGACAGCGCCATTTCGATGCTAAGATTAACGCCACAGCTGCATGCCTCCATTTATCGAAGGGAGCACACTAATTGTTGAGAAGACTCACATCTAATTGTTTCGCACAATCTCCACTAGCTTCACCGGCCAGCTATATATCACTGAACATCATTCTTGACAGAGACGGTGAAGAAAATCTGCGCGCAGCCATGCACGCAAGTGGTTAGTAGTCAGGTACTTAACCGGTGAAAGCTCTTTGGATAGCGACTCTCGTAAGTTTAAACACAAAGTGGTCGGTGGTTCGTGGTTGTCGCGCTGCTGAACAAGTATTGCATGAACGAGAACGACACATGTGATCAGATGTGACAGTGGTCCTGGTATCAGCCCACGTCTAAAACGATGATTAAAGATTAAAGAGTTGACCCTGGAAGGATAGAGAAGAAGCTAGGTAGGGTGGCCACGTACCTCGCAGGCATATATCATCCCGGCCCCAGATGTACATCACTCTGACACGGCACACGGCGTATACAGCAACATCCCTCATCGTTTAATTGAGCGTGGACGTGGCAATCTGCCCACGGCTTAATTAAGGGAAGCACACACGGATTAAGCAAAAAAACAGTAGTAACACAGATGCAACAGGCGAGGCAATAGGCGTGCGGCAACCCTTCGTTTCGAGAAATTGCCCGAAAATTGTAATCAGAATCCCACGTGCAGAATGCTAGTTCCTGCCAATTCGTGCCGTGCTTCGGAGCTGAGCCCGAGAGAGCTGCGGGCGCCGTTGATGGCGGCCGAGCGGCTTCGGAGTTGAAACTTGCCGGGTGCCGCTGGACTCGACTCGACGACCCTGTAGAGCGCGTGGGCGTGGCAAATGCACCGCTGAGGCTTGAGGGCCGGAAAACGACCAAGTGCATCCACGTTTTGCCctaaattatttttcttttgggaAAAAGTTGTATTTTTCATCCTTAAGTATTCGTGACATTCATCCCTCGTATTTCATTTGATGCAGGTCAACCCTTTAACTAACTAAACTAATGCCCCACCTTAATTTAACAATTGTTTAGTGCCATCTAATGGATGTTTATGTCATGTAATTATCTAGCAAATCACTACTTAGCAATGTAATGTGCTGAGTCAAAGATAAAAATACCATAAAGAAATTTAGTAAATCTTCTAAAATGGCTACCCTCTAAAAATTTTATTGGAAAAATTGACGAAACTGATTCACGCCGAACTATTATAACGATTGACTCAACATTAGACATGACTAAGAAATGAGATGATTGCATGGCCTAAATCGATGTTATATGACATTAAACCATCGTTAAACAAAGCTGGGATGGTAAATGCACcagtttagttagttaaggggttCATTCGCACCAAATGAAATATgagggatgaatgtcacacttttgcaatacttgaggATGATAGACacactttttccttttcttcttttaattttttgggATAAGTTTGTGCATCACCAAATTAATTTTGTTTAATTCACCGTGATATATGATTTGATAAATGATAATGCATTTATTTGTATTGTATATGTTATTGTAATTTTgtctataaatttggttaaagtcaaaaaaatattttaaagcaGGTACAATAATATCTTATGTAAAGttatataaaatatattttaaatttTGATTTCAGCTAGTACTCTCCCTGTTCTTCAAATTTTAGATCATTTAACTTTTCCTTAAGTCAAATTAGTTTCGTTGAATCGACCTCGAAATATGTCTTGATCGTTATCTGGTATTGCAGATGTTTCTATAATTTTTAATAAGTCATGTCGAAATTTAGACAAGATCAACTTAAACAAAGCTAACGTTTAAACTCTAATTTGGACCGAGGTCCGAGGGAGCATACGGCCGGCCTTATCGTCCGAGAATCTCGAAAAGCAGAGCGTACGTACGAGGTTCATTCGTGGCGATACCCGCCGCGTCCTCCGAGTTGCACTTGCGTCACAGAGGCCGCACCGTCCATTCGCCGCTTTGGTTTTCCTCCTCGGTATGCCAAGGGATCCGTAACCCACACAAGGCAGGGCAAGTGTGCGCTCGGGTCGGCGTCAGTTTAATCAATTCAGTTGGGAAGCGGAAGCGGGAAGCGCTACGTGTAGCGGACGCCGGTGGTCGTCGGTCAGACCGACCCTGTCGCCGGTTCGCCGGCGTGGCGGACGCAGCGGCAGCGAGGTCAAGGTTAGTTTCAGTGTACAGTTTTATTGTATTATTTTATTGTACAGTTAACTAGCTAATTATACTTGTTGAGTGTTACGGGGACAAAACTTCTTTCATATATGATAAAACttctccttctctcttctcatAAGTACCTTATCAAGTCAGTAAAATTGATGATGTGGTATGAATGCTCGTGAAACTCTTCGCGAAACTGACACTGGTCAGCACATGCTCGTCGACCCGACACGTTCTGTGCGCTCGTTATGCCCTTGCGATCCGTCCACGCACCTcggtgtttcttttttctttttcagaaaaagaaGAACCTCCGGATCCCTCGGAAACAAAGCACCAAAACTAAACCGCGTGCACGCTACAGTAAAAGGAGCTTGATTCTCGCATCTACGTACGGTTTGTAACACGATGTGGTGCCGTTGACGATGGTTGAACGACCTGAGCTCTTGTCGACACGCTCATTCAACTAGCTTATCAACCACTAAATAGTATTTtcttctcacaacaaatcagccgtttcagcttttcagccggtttataaactgaagcgaacaggcccactcTTGCTTTCGCTTTGTGGGAAAATGATGAGCGGTGGATTTTGGCCCCGTCCTTTCTTACTCCTGGAAGTGTGAAAGTTGGAAGAAAAACAGCAGTGTCACTCATTAAGCTGCAATTGGAGGTAACAATCGATTCATCATCAACAAGAGCGCAAATGATTCTCAGCTGGAACTCAGATCATATTTGTgtttccctttttccttttattccaCATCTCACTAGCTTCACAAATCCACAAATAAAGCATGCGAGCATGCCACTAGAAATGAATGAGACGGGGCACAACTAAAACAAGCCCCTATTTTGGAGTATGAAACTGCAGCACACAGAGAAAAAGAAACCAGTTGCACACGCAGCAACATCACCATCTACAATTCTACAGAGACACAAGCATATCCTGATCCTACACACTATAACAATTACTACATGATGGTGCAGCCGTTGGGGTCGGTCGAGGGCGGGTAGTACTCGTGGTGCACgacggtgggggcggcggcgtacgCCGGCGCTGCCGGGTAGTACCCGTACGACGCCGACGACGGCTGGTGGTGGCCGTAGTACTCCGGCGCGTAGCTGCTGGTCGTCGTAGGGTAGGACGAGCCATAGCTACTCCCACCGTACCCGGAGTCGACGCGGGAGAGGCTGCTGCCGGcagcgcgggaggaggaggagccgtaGTAGCCGGCGTGCAGGGTGCGGAGCTCGACGAGGTCGGCGCGGCCCACCTTGCGGCGGAGGCGCGTGGTGAGGCGGTTGCAgtcgacgccgtcgccgaccaCCCGCAGCAGGCTCTTGTCCTTCCCCGAGAGCGTCACCGACTCCACCCCctccgttgccgccgccaccttcatCGCCGCGTGGCCCTTCTCCGAGCCGCCCTGCATCCGGATCACCATCTCCGTCTGCAACAacacaagaacaagaacaacgCCAACCCTTGATGAGATTCGAGTCTCGCAGATAGATGATCAAACTGTCAGCAGGATATAGAAATGAGCGTGTCTGCGTACCCTCATGCTGTGTTGCTGTCGAATGTCCAGTGGTGAGATTGAAATCGCTAGGGAGAGTTGTTCACACGCTATTGCTGTCCGTCTGAAGCCGGTTTGTTGAAAGCAGGGcgcctgcctcgccttatatagacACATGCCCAGGGCGACGACGGCACGTCGCTTTGGCGCCCGCACGCCGATGGCCGGCGCGGTTAGTTTCAGGGCAATTGCCTTGGCAGCGCGTGGcgcgccccccacccccccactGGGATCCTTTCCCTTGGCGCAGAAGCAGAGTAACGCCCACGAATCCATTCAATAAAGAAAGCACGGCGTGGCGGAAACACTTGGATCGGATACGACTCATACGAGGAAGGCTTCGAAATTTTTACGCGGTTGGGAGAATATTATACGCGCGCTTGCATACGCCGCCGGCCGTATGCCTTGCctgccggggggggggggggggggggggggggggcggcccgggcatttttttttaaataaaccCCCCGGgccgtggggggggggggggggacagcTCGGTGCATGGAATTCAGGTGGGTCCTTGCCTTGCTGGCTGCGACAACGTGTGGAGTGTTCAGAGCGATCTTGGCCGCAGGATACAGGACGTCGGTTCGGGGTGGACGGCTGGGATTGCGTGCGCCAGGGTTGGTTTGGGAGAGCACTCACCAGGCGGTGCAAGTCAATATTGTTGGCAAGACCAGGCGGGGTCGATCAGCTTAACAAATCCTGTGGCGGTTGGAAATTGTTGCCGGGGTACCAGCTAGTCAAGCCAGCTTCACCGATCACCAGCATCCGGAAACTAACAATGAATTTGCCAATCATGGAGGTGATGTGTTGGTATCCAATAGGTTCCTTCGTTCTCATTCTCTGAGGAACAATAATAGGGGCATTTGTTCCTTTTTGGAGGAGGTCAACGGGGTGGGGGGACGGATGTCCCCACCTAAATTCATTTACCACCGACCCCATTCGTCCCGGATGCGGATAAATTTGGAGCTCtgaatttctttttgtttgttacTGGTGATCTTCTCCTTTTTTTGGAACCGACGTATAGCTTGGTCGTAATTTACTGCCGGAAGCTTCAAATTGACTCGGTTGCGCTTTGCGATCTCGACTTCGTACTCGTTACAACAGAAACTTTTAACAGTCTTTTTATGGTCTTTCAAGGTTATATCGTGAAATGGATGCAATTGAATTTGTCCCGAATTCGAAACTTTTATCTAAAAGTGCGATGGGAAATGTTAACATAAATGGGCTAGATACAGACACAGGGTCTTGGGCCCATCAAGTTCCTCCCCAGCAACAAAAATCAAGCCCATGAAAGCAGACGCCATGCACACAACAGGTGGATATCAAAGCCCAACGAAACGTACACCTTTACTATTATTTTTTAAGAAAGAAAACTCTACCCTTCGGTCATTCGTTGTCCTACCCGTAGCCGCGCACGGCGCACCGTTTCAAAACAGAGGAATCCGTACGTCGTGTGTCCTCTACATTATGGAGCAGATGCTGTCGGGCCGCGCCCGGTACCCGTACGCGTACCCGGCCGCGGGTGGCTCGTATACGAAGCTCagcggctgctgcggcggcgggtacTGGTAGTACCACGCGCTCGGCACGTACGGGGGcaggggcacggcggcggcggctgcggggggcttcttgtcgccgccgccctccttcttggcctcggcggcgacctGCACGATCTCCGCGGGCCCGACCTTCTTGCGCAGCGCGCTGGCGAGGCAGATGGAAtcgacgccgtcgccgacgacgacgagctggTCCctggcgtcgccggcgagcgccaCGGAATCCACCCCGCGCGTGGCCGCCACCAGCGACAGCGCCTTGGACCGGCACCGGTCGCACGTCATCTCCACCCTGATCACGATCTTTTGCTGCGACGAGACAAAACAAAAATATGGATCCCCATCCCCATGTCAGCGTGATCCATGGTCATTCGCTCCGAATCAGAACAGGAAAGACGAACAATGGTGAACGAACAGGAGGAACAGGAAGCGACTCGTGCACCTTCATTGTCGCTGATTCTTCCGGCGGCGTGGCGCTGCAAGGTTCAGAACCGAAATGCCGCGCTCGAGGGGGTGATTGGTACGCGTAGTATTGAGCAAGAGACTCAAGTGGAAAACTGAATGCAATCAGGAGCAGGGATGTGGTGCAGGAGAAGAGGCCCTCTAGGGAGCTATATATAGCTAGTAGCACCTAGTAGGTGTAAAGTGGTAGCGTTAGCTGTAAGTGCACGTACTGCACAGTCCGGAGTTGAAGTCATGGCGTAGTCTTTGGGGTTGTTAGCATATGCGATTAGAGAATAGAAAGAAATTAACAAAGTAACAGAGTGAGAGCGCTTTGCGACGGGAGATGAGCGAGCGAGgtcttttgtttacgacttggcCTTGCAGTCTTGCAGATGGGGTCTGCTCTTTATTTCTCTAGCTAATTGCTGCCAACGCGCTAGCTGCGGCGCCGGAAACCGTGTCTCAGAGTCAGAGCGGACTCCAAACTCCATGGTGGACAGCAGACAAGTCAGCAGAGGAGGAAGCATGTGCTTGGACAGAGAGGAGTAACCAATTCTCTCCACTTTGGCGGCCAAGCATATAGCTGCTGCTGTAGTATAATGCGGTACCGCTGCTCATGGAATCAAGCAAGAAGCAACCGAATGGTCTGAATAAGGGTACGCTAGATTTTACCCTCTTGCGCTTGCGCGTGTCAAACATTGGATTTTAATCCGTCAAGCACGTTCGATTGAGGGCGTACAGAAGTACTGCTCAGCAGCAGCTACCACTCTGCTCTGTGATTGCACATCTCGTATTGACCACCCTGAGCCCGTCTTCCGAGTTCTAACCGGAGCAGATGTGGAGCCTTTCCCTGGAGCGATCGAGTGCCACTCGTACGGCTAGCACCTCGCAGCACGTACGGCTCCTCTTCCGTGACGAACGCGGCGATCGACGAGACGGCGATGAACGCACCTGGTTGCTAATTGTTGGGACGGGGCTATGGGATTCACAGGGAAAGCGTCTTCGGTACCGAATTCTAACTCTCTTTTAGTACTGGTTCTAACCTCTTTTAGTATTGGTTGTGTAACcagtattgctacttcggtactgaaggcggacctttagtaccggttcaaataaccattactaattttttttctatttttcttttctcatttcttttctatttctttattctatactAGTATTTCAtattacgctaatatatataaagttgtatttgatctataatattacatttgagataatattatatatagacatcttctgcataaacatttatgaataatattacattgcatcaacacttgagttcaacatttggatcaactattctgaacccgagtcctgacggtgatgtagatttgatccatcattatggaactcctgGTAGTACTCAATGGACCTGAAACTccgggactggcggtggagcataacgaccaccaaaaggacgTTCCTGACccaccgcaacagcatcttcatgacatctttctaAATAACAAAGCATTGATTTCTCCcacatgctcattttcttcggcttatcatgagggtcaactatggttttccTCTTGCCgcaagaggaacgacgatcgctcccaccatcaccactacctccagcatcagtagccatctctatgcaccacaatttatttagctcatatttgcaaatgactaaactatgaacaaattacattttttcccataatttatttagctcaaacataacatataaatgaaaaagtTTTCCATCgtagtttattctaaaaatgactaattacatacctctattcatcttattatctctatgtaccacaatttat contains:
- the LOC101784490 gene encoding uncharacterized protein LOC101784490, producing MDSWALLCFCAKGKDPSGGVGGAPRAAKAIALKLTAPAIGVRAPKRRAVVALGMCLYKARQAPCFQQTGFRRTAIACEQLSLAISISPLDIRQQHSMRTEMVIRMQGGSEKGHAAMKVAAATEGVESVTLSGKDKSLLRVVGDGVDCNRLTTRLRRKVGRADLVELRTLHAGYYGSSSSRAAGSSLSRVDSGYGGSSYGSSYPTTTSSYAPEYYGHHQPSSASYGYYPAAPAYAAAPTVVHHEYYPPSTDPNGCTIM
- the LOC101784893 gene encoding uncharacterized protein LOC101784893, with protein sequence MKQKIVIRVEMTCDRCRSKALSLVAATRGVDSVALAGDARDQLVVVGDGVDSICLASALRKKVGPAEIVQVAAEAKKEGGGDKKPPAAAAAVPLPPYVPSAWYYQYPPPQQPLSFVYEPPAAGYAYGYRARPDSICSIM